DNA from Streptomyces rishiriensis:
ATGTTGGCGGCGAGCAGCCCGATGACCAGGGCGAGCGTACTGGCGACCTCGAACCAGATCAGGGCCTTGAGCCCGATCCGGCCGAAGGCCTTCAGGTCACCGGCCTTGGCGATGCCGACGACGACCACACAGAAGACCAGGGGCGAGATGATCGTCTTGATGAGGCGGGTGAAACCGTCACCGAGCGGCTGGAGATCCGTGGCCACGTCGGGCCACAGTTTTCCGACGACGACGCCGAGGACGAGCGCGCAGGCGACCTGCGCGAAGAGTGAGGTACGCAGTATGCGTGCGACGCGTCGCGGCAGGGACGGGACGGACGGCGGCACGGGCACTCCTTGGGGGATGACGGCACGCGGAAGTCCGCAGGGACGGACTGGACTTCTGCGATGCGGAAAGCGGTTTCCGTGACGATCACTGTGGAGGTGCCGCTGATCGCGCAGGAGACCTGTGCGTTTCCTCCGTGTAAATCCCGCCCAGGAGTGACGCGTCGCACGCGTTCCGGCTCAGCAGCCTCGCTGATCCTCGGTCAGCACCCCCTGCACCGTGGCCAGGCGTCGGTCGTGGCAGCCGTCCGAGCCGTACAGCCGGTAGTGCTCGCCCGTCCTGCCGACGGCGTGGCGCTGGTCCCGGGGCACGCCGACGGTGAAGGTGGCGTCTCCCGTGTACGTGTCGTCGAGCCGTGACCACGACGCGCGTCGGCCGCTGCGCATCGTCACGGAGTCGGCCCGGTCGCCGAGGGTCAGCACCGTGCGGAGCCGGTCGTCCGCGCCGAGGGTGGTGGTGCCCTCCATCGTGTAGGTCCGATGGGTGCGTGTCGTACGAGCCGGTCCGCGGCCGTAGACCGTGACCGACTCGTCGTCGGACCAGGAGGCGTCGAGGCCGTCCACGGTCTCGCCGTCGGTCCAGCGGTGCGCGGAGGTGTTCGCGACGGCGCGGTTCACGGTGGTCCGCACGCGACCGTGCGAGGTGTCGAGGTATCCGGTGACGGTCAGGCGGTGCCCGCCCTCGGTGTCGACGCGGTGCTCCGTGCCGGGCGTGTAGGTGGTGGAGTCGGTGAGCTCACCCGCGTCGTGCGTGAGGAGTCCTCCGCCGACGACGGTCTTCCCCGGGTCCTGCCAGACAAGCACGTTGACGGGTGTGCTCCAGCCGCTCTGCCCCTCGGACACCCCGACGACGGACACCTCCACGCGGTGCGGACGCCCGTCGTTGAGTAGCCCGGCGAAGGGGGTCAGGTCATATTCGATCGGCTTGACGTCGAAGGCCCGGGGGCCCGGAATCACGTACCAGAGGAAGGGGTTGGACCAGCCGCCGGTCCAGACGGTCGGGAAGGGGGCGGCGATTCCGGCCAGTTTCCCGTCGACCCCGACCTGCACCTCCCGATAGGGCCCGCCGTCCGACCGGCAGGAGTAGGGAGCGGCGGCGGGCACGGTCAGATACCAGTACTCCTCGCATCCGCCGCCGGAGCCGGTGGCGTACACCTCGGCGACGATGCGCTCGCTGTTGCGCGGCGTGGTGAGGGTCGTGCCGCCGGGACCGTCGGCCAGGGTGAGGACGCGGTCGGGCACGGTGGCCGTGGTGGCGGTGGCGGCCGTTCCGCCCTCGAAGAAGGTGAGGGTCACCTTGACGTCGATCACGCCCGTATAGGTGTCGTCGACGACGTTCCCGATGAGCATCTCCACGTCCCGCGCGGAGCGGAACGTGTCGGTGTAGCGGGTGACGTCCTTCTCGACGGTCCACTCGATCCCGTCGGGCGACGGCTCGGGCGTCGACGTACGGAAGATCTCCACCCCGCCGACGTGCAGATAACCGAGCCGGTCGAACTGCCGCCCCCGGACCTTGCCGTCGAGGCGCAGCACCACCTTGCTCCAGCGGTCGCCGCAGCCGACCGGCGGTGTGTACGCGCCCCGGTACGGCGTGAAGTCGCGGAACCGCACCTCCGCGAGGACGACCCGGCAGCTCTTGGCATGGGGTCCGGTCACCGGCGGGGCGGCGGTGAGGGGGTCGTGCCAGTCGGTGCCGAACTCGGCGGGAACCTCGACGGGCACGGACGGCGAAGAAGACGGCACCCCTGCCGCCGCGGACGACGGCGACTCGGAGGGGGACGAGGCAGACGACGAGACCGAAGAGAACGAAGAGAACGAAGAAGATGCAGACGCGGAGGCGTCCGCGCGCGCCGTGCCGCCCCCCAGGACGGTGCTCGCCAGGAGGATCGCTCCGGTGAGCATGGACATGATGATCCGGCTTCTCATGGCCGGTGTTCTACGGGGAGTCGGCCGCTCCCCGCAATGAGGCCTCGGGCGCGGGGGCTACGCCTTCAGCGCGGCCCTGTCCCCCATGACCACCACGGGATGCCGGTCCGGGTCGAGGGTGCGCAGCAGGTGTTCCATCGCCGCCTTGGGCAGGCTGACGCAGGCCGACGTACCGCTGCCGTGGTCCATGTGCAGCCAGATCCCACCCCCCCTTCCCCTCGCCCTCGGGCCGCGCCGGGTCGTCCGGCGGGACACCCTTGACGCGGTTGTAGTCGATGGCGATGACGTAGTCGAAGTCGTGCCAGTGCGACCTCGCCCACCAGCGCGGTGCCGCGAAGGAGGCGGACCGGGTGTACGGCAGCCTGGTACCGGGATCGGCCAGGACACCGCCCGCGTCGGTGAGCGTGAACACGCCGATGGGGCTTCGGTCGTCGCCGGCGTGGTGGTCGGCGGTCCAGCCCTTCTTGCCGTTGTGCCCCTGCCAGCTCCCCACCCGCTCCCAGGCACGTCCCCTTCTGGCGTAGAGCACGACGGTGGCGTCCGCGGAGTCCTTCCCGTCGCCGTACACCGCCACAAGTTGGCGTGAAACAGCGGGGATCCGCCGTTGCCACCGGTCACCGACACCGGGGACACCGGTCGTCGCGGCCGGGCCCGACGAATTGGCGCGTCTCCCGGCGCCCGCTCCCGACGTACCGTCACTCCCCTCGCCCACGGCCCCACCACCGCACGCGGACAGGACGGCGAGCAGGAGGCCACAGATCAGCGGCCGGACTCCCGCCCGCCGCACACAGCCAGGTCGCATCGGCCCATGCTCGCACCACCTTCCGGGCGTCAGCGCCGTCTTCCGGACATCCGGCCCGTGTCGGACAGCTGCCGAATCCGGCCGCCGCCAAGGAAAACCGGTTGATATGGACCACGCTGCGGCGCGAACCTTGCACGGTTTGCTGCCGCTCCGCGCGGACCTTCTTGTTCGCCCCACACCCCTCCCCTCCCCTCCCCTTCCCCCTCACCCTCCCCCGTCTTCTCCCCCTACCCCTGACTCGAGCCACTGGGACGTCATGCAGATCCAAGACCTTCCGTACCCCGACCCGGGCGTGCCGGACGCACGCTCGGGAGCCCGCTTCCTGTGGTGGCTCGGCCGGAACCAGCTGGGCGGCCAGCTCAAGGCCCTGGCGTGGGGCCTGCTGCACTTCGTGGCCGTCTCGGCGCAGCCGTTCTGCGTCGGGTTCGCCATCGAGGCCGTCGTGGACCGTTCCGGTACCCGGCTCGCCGTCACCGGCGGCGTGATGGCCCTGTGCGGTGCAGCCACCGCTGTCGGGGACACCTTCCTGCATCGCGCCGCCGTCACCAACTGGATCACCGCCGCTGCCCGGGTGCAGCAGTTGCTCGCCCGCAAGGCCTCGCACCTCGGCTCGGCACTGACCCGGCGGGTCGCCGCCGGTGAGGTCGTGGCCGTCTCCACGGGTGACGTCGAGAAGATCGGCTGGTTCGTGGAGGCCGTCTCCCGCTTCACCGCCGCGGCCGTCACGGTCCTGCTGGTCTGCGTCGGCCTGGTCGTCTACCAGCCGGCGCTCGGCGTGGTGGTCGCCGTGGGTCTGCCCGTTCTCGCGGTCGCGGTACTGCCCCTGCTGCCCGCGGCGACGCGACGGGCCGACGTCCAGCGCGAGAAGGCCGGCCGCGCCACCGAACTCGCCTCGGACACCGTGGCGGGACTGCGGGTGCTGCGCGGGATCGGCGGCGAGGAACTGTTCCTCGACCGCTACCGCAGCGCCTCGCAGGAGGTCCGCCGCGCGGCCGTGCGCAGCGCCCGCATGTGGTCGCTGATCAGCGCCATCCAGGTGCTGCTGCCCGGGCTGCTGCTGATCACCGTCGTCTGCTACGGCGTCCACCTGGCCCGCGAGGGCCGTATCACCGTCGGTGAACTGGTCACGGTCTACAGCTCCGTCATGGTGCTGGCCTATCCCCTCAGGCACTTCGAGGAGATCGCGATGGCCTACTCCTTCTCACGCCCGT
Protein-coding regions in this window:
- a CDS encoding peptide-N4-asparagine amidase is translated as MPSSSPSVPVEVPAEFGTDWHDPLTAAPPVTGPHAKSCRVVLAEVRFRDFTPYRGAYTPPVGCGDRWSKVVLRLDGKVRGRQFDRLGYLHVGGVEIFRTSTPEPSPDGIEWTVEKDVTRYTDTFRSARDVEMLIGNVVDDTYTGVIDVKVTLTFFEGGTAATATTATVPDRVLTLADGPGGTTLTTPRNSERIVAEVYATGSGGGCEEYWYLTVPAAAPYSCRSDGGPYREVQVGVDGKLAGIAAPFPTVWTGGWSNPFLWYVIPGPRAFDVKPIEYDLTPFAGLLNDGRPHRVEVSVVGVSEGQSGWSTPVNVLVWQDPGKTVVGGGLLTHDAGELTDSTTYTPGTEHRVDTEGGHRLTVTGYLDTSHGRVRTTVNRAVANTSAHRWTDGETVDGLDASWSDDESVTVYGRGPARTTRTHRTYTMEGTTTLGADDRLRTVLTLGDRADSVTMRSGRRASWSRLDDTYTGDATFTVGVPRDQRHAVGRTGEHYRLYGSDGCHDRRLATVQGVLTEDQRGC
- a CDS encoding ABC transporter transmembrane domain-containing protein, translating into MQIQDLPYPDPGVPDARSGARFLWWLGRNQLGGQLKALAWGLLHFVAVSAQPFCVGFAIEAVVDRSGTRLAVTGGVMALCGAATAVGDTFLHRAAVTNWITAAARVQQLLARKASHLGSALTRRVAAGEVVAVSTGDVEKIGWFVEAVSRFTAAAVTVLLVCVGLVVYQPALGVVVAVGLPVLAVAVLPLLPAATRRADVQREKAGRATELASDTVAGLRVLRGIGGEELFLDRYRSASQEVRRAAVRSARMWSLISAIQVLLPGLLLITVVCYGVHLAREGRITVGELVTVYSSVMVLAYPLRHFEEIAMAYSFSRPSSARAARVLALERATDIGGSRAADAPSGDLYDPATKLLAPAARLTAVVCGDPDAAGRLAERLGGHPPEDSPSVLLGGVPLNELPLESARTSVLVQDKDPVLLSGSLRDLLDVPASGAVDAAAALAAAQCGDVLDALVQGSLDADDPMDARITERGRSLSGGQRQRLALARSLYTDPEVLVLDEPTSAVDSHTEARIAEALRELRAGRTTVVFTSSPLLLDRADRVVLVHEGEAVAVGVHRELLHSEPRYRAVVTRETDEEATPAEPFEDERAPLRGVLEGLEDDRLEEIEREEIEETA